CCGGGGTTGCCAAGCGACCCCACCACGCTCGACACGTTCACCACGGCGCCCCGGCGCGCCTTCACCATGTGCCGCAGGCATTCCTTGGTGCAAAGGAACGCACCGGTGAGGTTCGCGTCGAGGACGGCCCGCCAGTCTTCGAGCTTCATCCGCAGTGCCAGGTTGTCCCGGGTGATCCCCGCGTTGTTCACCAGCACGTCCACCCGGCCCCAGGCTTCCACGACGCGGGCGACAGCCGCCGCCACGCTCTGGGGGTCCGAGGCCTCCAGCTCGATCCCCAAGGCCTCTCCGGGAAGGGCCGCGGCAGCCGCCTCGGCGGCGGCCAGGCTCCGCCCGGTCACGGCCACCCGGGCGCCGCGGGCCGCCAGGCAAGCAGCCACGGCCCTCCCGATGCCCCGGGTCGCCCCCGTGACCAGGGCCACCCGGCCCTGGAACACGGGTTCGCACCCTGCCGGAGCGGCCGGACTCGTCAAATCGCTCGAGGTCACGACGCCCCTCCCTCGAGCAAGGCCCGGGCGGCTTCAAGGCTCTTCGGGTCCTCCACGTTGGCCACCACCGCCTCGGGCAGGATGCGCCGGACG
The sequence above is a segment of the Thermodesulfobacteriota bacterium genome. Coding sequences within it:
- the fabG gene encoding 3-oxoacyl-[acyl-carrier-protein] reductase, yielding MFQGRVALVTGATRGIGRAVAACLAARGARVAVTGRSLAAAEAAAAALPGEALGIELEASDPQSVAAAVARVVEAWGRVDVLVNNAGITRDNLALRMKLEDWRAVLDANLTGAFLCTKECLRHMVKARRGAVVNVSSVVGSLGNPGQANYCASKSGLEGMTRSLAREYANRGIRFNAVAPGFIETDMTEALGEKAREALLAQVPLARLGSPGDVAEAVAFLASDRAAYITGHVLHVNGGMYMG